From Dechloromonas sp. A34:
CTTGCTGACCGATAACCGGATCTGGAAGCAGCGTCTGGTCAATGTTGGCGTCGTGACCCCCGAGCGCGCCCTGCAAATGGGCTTCACCGGTGCGATGTTGCGCGGCTCCGGTATCGCTTGGGATCTGCGCAAGAAGCAGCCGTACGCCGCCTACGACAAGGTCGACTTCGATGTGCCGGTCGGCGTTAATGGCGACAGTTATGATCGCTATCTGGTGCGCATGGAAGAGATGCTCCAGTCCAACCGGATCATCAAGCAGTGTATCGCCTGGCTGCGCAAGAATCCCGGGCCGGTGATTACCGAAAACCACAAGGTGGCGCCGCCGCCGCGTGAGGACATGAAGACCAACATGGAAGAGCTGATTCACCACTTCAAGCTCTTTACTGAAGGCATTCATGTTCCGGCGGGCGAGGCATATGCCGCTGTCGAGCATCCGAAGGGCGAATTCGGTATCTATTTCGTTTCCGATGGTGCCAACAAGCCTTATCGCATGAAGATTCGTGCCCCGGGCTATGTCCACCTGGCCGGCATGGACGAAATGTCCAGAGGCCACATGATTGCCGACGTCGTTACGATTATCGGTTCCCAAGATATTGTTTTTGGCGAGATTGACCGCTGATGTTTTCCGCTGAAACCCTAGAGAAATTTGCCCGCGAGGTCGCCAAATACCCCGCCGATCAGAAACAGTCGGCGGTAATGGCCTGTCTGGCGCACACCCAGGAAGAAAAGGGCTGGTTACCTCCCGAGGCGATCGAAGCCGTAGCCAACTATCTCGGCATGGCGCCCATGGCAGCCTACGAGGTGGCTTCCTTTTACAACATGTACGACCTCAAGCCGGTCGGCAAGTACAAGATCACGGTCTGTACCAACCTGCCCTGCGCGCTTTC
This genomic window contains:
- the nuoE gene encoding NADH-quinone oxidoreductase subunit NuoE, giving the protein MFSAETLEKFAREVAKYPADQKQSAVMACLAHTQEEKGWLPPEAIEAVANYLGMAPMAAYEVASFYNMYDLKPVGKYKITVCTNLPCALSGGYHAGEYVQKKLGIGYGETTADGKFTLKEGECMGACGDAPVFIVNNRSMCSHMHPEQIDQLLEECK